From the Cryptomeria japonica chromosome 2, Sugi_1.0, whole genome shotgun sequence genome, one window contains:
- the LOC131035403 gene encoding mavicyanin translates to MALRIAAMAALLVLCACYAEATDYTVGDAQQWGFGANYTTWASSKTFLVGDTLVFTYVNGVHDVLEVQKSAYDSCATSNPTKQYTGGNTRISLTSSGTRYFICGISGHCSGGMKVAVTVSAGSSTTPSTPAAPSPSTKTAPAPTSAGHVSQMKDVLVLLIGSLIMSVILA, encoded by the exons ATGGCACTTCGAATTGCAGCAATGGCGGCTCTGTTGGTTTTGTGTGCATGTTATGCAGAGGCCACTGACTACACGGTGGGAGACGCCCAGCAGTGGGGTTTTGGTGCAAACTATACCACCTGGGCTTCCTCAAAAACATTCCTTGTGGGCGACACCTTAG TATTCACCTATGTAAATGGAGTGCATGACGTATTGGAGGTGCAGAAGTCGGCTTATGATTCGTGCGCTACAAGTAACCCAACGAAGCAGTACACAGGTGGAAACACAAGGATTTCATTGACAAGCAGTGGGACAAGGTATTTCATCTGTGGAATTAGCGGTCATTGTAGTGGTGGTATGAAGGTGGCAGTCACCGTTTCAGCCGGTAGTTCCACCACTCCCTCCACTCCGGCCGCCCCATCTCCCTCAACAAAGACTGCGCCGGCGCCTACCAGTGCGGGACACGTGTCACAGATGAAGGATGTGTTGGTCTTGCTGATTGGCTCTCTTATAATGTCTGTGATCTTGGCTTAA
- the LOC131035390 gene encoding uncharacterized protein LOC131035390 isoform X5, with amino-acid sequence MHESKDFVSLYHDRYCQKHNLRFFILGRGSNCLFDDRGFDGCIILNQIDFVEKIFPATYRVGSGYAFNQLGLQCSKDGLTGLEFGTGIPGTVGGAVYMNAGAGGQETADVLKSVEIIMVDGRRKTFRRSELIFSYRKSPFQHMQNFVAIVSATFELASLSSSRERQKLYLESRRNKTQPIGERSAGCVFRNPTTTSLSAGAVIEQAGLKGVMVGGAKVSEMHANFFINVGNSTSADMCSLINIVKEQVRQKLGVDLQEEILYVPYN; translated from the exons TACCATGACAGATATTGTCAAAAGCATAATTTACGCTTCTTTATTCTTGGGAGAGGCTCCAATTGTCTCTTTGATGATCGTGGCTTTGATGGTTGCATAATTCTTAatcagatagattttgttgaaAAAATATTTCCAGCTACCTATCGAGTTGGGAGTGGTTATGCATTTAATCAGTTGGGTTTACAGTGCTCAAAGGATGGGTTAACAGGACTTGAGTTTGGTACTGGTATACCTGGGACTGTTGGGGGTGCAGTGTATATGAACGCGGGAGCAGGTGGACAG GAGACTGCAGATGTTCTGAAATCTGTGGAGATTATAATGGTTGATGGAAGGAGAAAGACATTCCGAAGATCCGAACTCATTTTCAGCTATCGCAAATCTCCTTTCCAGCATATGCAGAACTTTGTGGCCATTGTCTCTGCGACATTTGAGCTAGCATCTCTTTCATCTTCAAGAGAACGCCAAAAATTATACTTGGAGAG CAGAAGAAATAAGACACAACCAATTGGTGAGCGCAGTGCTGGCTGTGTCTTCCGCAACCCTACAACAACTTCTCTGTCTGCTGGAGCTGTGATTGAGCAAGCAGGACTGAAAGGTGTGATGGTGGGTGGTGCAAAAGTTTCAGAAATGCATGccaatttttttatcaatgttGGGAACTCAACTTCTGCAGACATGTGTTCCTTGATAAATATTGTCAAAGAGCAGGTGCGGCAGAAACTTGGAGTTGACCTTCAAGAGGAAATATTGTATGTGCCGTATAATTAG
- the LOC131035390 gene encoding uncharacterized protein LOC131035390 isoform X6 codes for MHESKDFVSLIDFVEKIFPATYRVGSGYAFNQLGLQCSKDGLTGLEFGTGIPGTVGGAVYMNAGAGGQETADVLKSVEIIMVDGRRKTFRRSELIFSYRKSPFQHMQNFVAIVSATFELASLSSSRERQKLYLESRRNKTQPIGERSAGCVFRNPTTTSLSAGAVIEQAGLKGVMVGGAKVSEMHANFFINVGNSTSADMCSLINIVKEQVRQKLGVDLQEEILYVPYN; via the exons atagattttgttgaaAAAATATTTCCAGCTACCTATCGAGTTGGGAGTGGTTATGCATTTAATCAGTTGGGTTTACAGTGCTCAAAGGATGGGTTAACAGGACTTGAGTTTGGTACTGGTATACCTGGGACTGTTGGGGGTGCAGTGTATATGAACGCGGGAGCAGGTGGACAG GAGACTGCAGATGTTCTGAAATCTGTGGAGATTATAATGGTTGATGGAAGGAGAAAGACATTCCGAAGATCCGAACTCATTTTCAGCTATCGCAAATCTCCTTTCCAGCATATGCAGAACTTTGTGGCCATTGTCTCTGCGACATTTGAGCTAGCATCTCTTTCATCTTCAAGAGAACGCCAAAAATTATACTTGGAGAG CAGAAGAAATAAGACACAACCAATTGGTGAGCGCAGTGCTGGCTGTGTCTTCCGCAACCCTACAACAACTTCTCTGTCTGCTGGAGCTGTGATTGAGCAAGCAGGACTGAAAGGTGTGATGGTGGGTGGTGCAAAAGTTTCAGAAATGCATGccaatttttttatcaatgttGGGAACTCAACTTCTGCAGACATGTGTTCCTTGATAAATATTGTCAAAGAGCAGGTGCGGCAGAAACTTGGAGTTGACCTTCAAGAGGAAATATTGTATGTGCCGTATAATTAG